One window of Streptococcus suis genomic DNA carries:
- a CDS encoding aspartate/glutamate racemase family protein, translated as MTHFRASIENAGQLDQFYQVQDASVAGFSIGIITIDFNYVKLPGNVANATTFSFPVVYEDIVLEIEDLFNGEEKLLDMVIEAAKKLEKKGVRAIVGACGYFNHFQEQVRDAVAVPVYLSSVLQIPLIKMGLKPDQKIAVLVADGEGANADFFAKANASISDCIVKEIGSLESFAPIRYNKPYLDNGRLKADLIAVVQELRANHPEIGAILLECSDLPPYAAALHRATGLPVFDFTTLINWVHSAVVRREFYGYM; from the coding sequence ATGACACATTTCAGAGCCAGTATTGAGAATGCAGGGCAGCTGGACCAGTTTTATCAGGTGCAGGATGCTTCTGTGGCAGGATTTTCCATTGGAATTATTACCATTGACTTTAACTATGTCAAATTACCGGGCAATGTTGCCAATGCGACCACCTTCTCCTTCCCGGTCGTCTATGAGGACATTGTTTTGGAAATAGAAGACCTCTTCAATGGTGAGGAGAAATTGTTGGACATGGTCATTGAGGCTGCTAAGAAGCTGGAGAAAAAGGGTGTGCGGGCTATTGTCGGTGCCTGTGGCTATTTCAATCATTTTCAGGAGCAGGTGCGGGATGCGGTAGCGGTTCCTGTCTATCTGTCCAGCGTTCTTCAGATTCCCTTGATTAAAATGGGGCTCAAGCCAGACCAGAAGATTGCGGTTCTGGTAGCAGACGGAGAGGGGGCCAATGCAGATTTCTTCGCCAAGGCCAATGCCTCTATTTCAGACTGTATTGTCAAGGAAATTGGTAGCTTGGAGAGCTTTGCTCCTATCCGCTACAACAAGCCTTATCTGGACAACGGTCGCTTGAAGGCGGATCTAATCGCAGTTGTGCAGGAATTACGTGCCAATCATCCAGAAATTGGGGCGATTTTGCTGGAATGTAGTGACCTGCCTCCCTATGCGGCGGCTCTCCACCGAGCAACTGGCCTGCCAGTCTTCGATTTCACCACCTTGATTAACTGGGTGCATTCGGCAGTGGTCCGCAGGGAATTTTACGGGTATATGTGA